The following proteins are encoded in a genomic region of Maribacter hydrothermalis:
- a CDS encoding RNA polymerase sigma factor, with product MEENHIKALKTGDPLAVSKLYNSQREAFLNFGKKYGLSYDDLSDIYQEAFIALRKHALNDKLSSVNSSLKTYLFGIGKFMIFDLLKEKKRTTSYEPSKSGIHDAIEIISTENNENELSHEQGLLNTYFKKLGKKCQEVLTLFYSRGLSIDEIVEHSDYTDSSVVRSQKSRCLKTLKDMIKS from the coding sequence ATGGAAGAAAACCATATAAAAGCACTAAAAACGGGAGACCCTTTAGCAGTAAGTAAGCTTTACAATAGCCAAAGGGAGGCTTTTTTAAATTTTGGAAAAAAGTATGGACTATCTTATGATGACTTATCGGATATTTATCAAGAAGCTTTTATAGCATTGAGAAAGCATGCTTTAAACGATAAATTAAGTTCCGTAAATAGCTCTTTAAAAACATACCTTTTTGGTATTGGAAAGTTTATGATTTTTGACCTATTAAAGGAAAAGAAGAGAACTACTTCTTATGAACCATCAAAAAGTGGAATACATGATGCAATTGAAATTATTTCTACGGAAAACAATGAAAACGAATTAAGTCATGAACAAGGTCTTTTAAATACCTATTTTAAAAAATTAGGAAAAAAATGTCAAGAAGTGTTAACCTTGTTCTATTCTAGAGGACTAAGTATTGATGAAATTGTGGAACATTCAGATTATACCGATAGCAGTGTTGTAAGAAGTCAAAAATCTAGATGTTTAAAAACCCTGAAAGACATGATTAAATCGTAG
- a CDS encoding tetratricopeptide repeat protein has protein sequence MTKQEDLIEKYILNKLSSEEVLLVEDLLKNDAEFIAEYNFQSNLKTAIKKEDDDNFRNLISELESKARSKDSLPRRSYVKWMAAASIILLLGLSYFLTLNQKTSTDDLFVSYFEPYRNVVQPMQRGNEQQDEKSLAFLAYEKGEYDKAITLFSNLYSDTKEPYYLFYKANALLKLEKAKEAVPLLLEHLKTTDTLTEKTKWYLALAYLRLNDVPNAKLTLEKVISDGNYKTMEAQKLLKEFK, from the coding sequence ATGACAAAGCAAGAAGATTTAATTGAAAAATATATTCTTAACAAACTAAGTTCTGAAGAAGTATTGCTGGTTGAAGATCTCCTAAAAAACGATGCAGAATTTATTGCTGAATATAACTTTCAATCCAATTTAAAAACGGCCATTAAGAAAGAGGATGATGATAATTTTAGAAATTTAATTTCAGAATTAGAATCGAAAGCTAGAAGTAAAGATTCATTACCTCGCCGTTCATATGTAAAGTGGATGGCAGCGGCCAGTATAATTCTACTTTTAGGGTTAAGTTATTTCTTGACTTTAAATCAAAAGACCTCTACAGATGACTTATTTGTAAGTTATTTTGAGCCCTACCGTAATGTGGTACAGCCCATGCAAAGAGGTAATGAACAGCAAGATGAAAAAAGCCTTGCCTTTTTAGCCTATGAGAAAGGGGAATATGATAAAGCAATAACTTTATTTTCAAATTTGTATTCTGATACGAAAGAACCTTATTATTTGTTTTATAAAGCCAATGCCTTGTTAAAATTAGAAAAGGCTAAAGAAGCAGTTCCGTTATTGTTAGAACATTTAAAAACTACAGATACATTAACAGAAAAAACGAAATGGTATTTAGCCCTTGCGTATTTAAGGCTTAATGATGTTCCTAATGCTAAATTAACATTGGAA
- a CDS encoding OmpA family protein yields the protein MRKLAITVLFLMALVGNVQELEAQFLKRLGERAEDAAKEAVIRKTEQKVNKETEKTMDTILDGKRGGKKKKNKKTTKNDHGESDGIYEEGEITNSNSSDNQFGIYSNFTFVPGNKLLFYDDFKTDALGDFPANWETGGSGEVVTIKGSEDKWLSIVRRSGYLPTMENILPENYTIEFDLVNNGYGTGKPSSKLFFTLLSKKSYAGGSGGILSVVEILLSSGGFNVSQVSNWGAEMRVGSTIDRSFMEYLNSTIHISIAVNKKRLRMWVNEEKVIDSPNLIQESTGKYFLIEALDIIPESDHFVGISNFRISESTEDLRSLLLKNGKFSTTGIYFDTAAATVKKESYGILLDIANMLRDNPDINIQIVGHTDNQGDDNYNQTLSEKRAASVRQILIEEFGINEDKLQFIGKGETEAVDNNNTEKGRANNRRVEFIKI from the coding sequence ATGCGAAAATTAGCAATCACGGTACTTTTCTTAATGGCACTTGTAGGAAACGTACAAGAATTAGAAGCTCAATTCCTAAAAAGACTTGGTGAACGAGCAGAAGATGCCGCAAAGGAAGCGGTCATTCGAAAAACAGAACAAAAAGTAAACAAAGAAACCGAAAAAACCATGGACACCATTTTAGATGGGAAAAGAGGCGGCAAAAAGAAGAAGAACAAAAAAACAACTAAAAATGATCATGGAGAATCCGATGGTATTTATGAAGAGGGTGAAATTACGAACAGTAACTCATCGGATAATCAATTTGGAATCTATAGCAATTTCACTTTTGTCCCCGGAAACAAGCTATTGTTTTACGATGATTTTAAAACGGATGCCTTAGGTGATTTTCCTGCCAATTGGGAAACAGGAGGTTCTGGAGAAGTAGTGACAATTAAAGGTTCTGAAGATAAATGGCTATCTATTGTAAGGCGTTCTGGGTATTTACCAACAATGGAAAATATATTACCAGAAAATTATACCATAGAATTTGATTTAGTCAATAATGGCTATGGTACAGGAAAACCAAGTAGTAAACTCTTTTTTACATTATTGTCCAAAAAATCATACGCTGGTGGTAGCGGAGGCATTTTATCGGTAGTAGAAATTTTGCTTTCATCTGGTGGTTTTAACGTAAGTCAAGTTTCTAATTGGGGAGCTGAAATGAGAGTTGGTAGCACTATCGATAGATCATTTATGGAATATTTAAATAGCACCATTCATATCTCCATCGCGGTAAATAAAAAAAGGCTGAGAATGTGGGTGAACGAAGAAAAAGTAATCGACTCTCCCAATTTAATTCAAGAAAGTACAGGTAAGTATTTTTTAATTGAAGCTTTAGACATTATTCCTGAATCAGACCACTTTGTAGGAATATCAAATTTCAGAATTTCCGAATCTACCGAAGACTTACGTTCCCTTCTGCTTAAAAACGGAAAATTCAGCACTACAGGCATCTATTTTGATACTGCGGCTGCAACCGTAAAAAAAGAATCGTACGGCATATTATTAGACATCGCCAATATGTTACGCGATAACCCGGACATCAACATACAAATAGTTGGGCACACAGATAACCAAGGTGATGACAATTACAATCAAACCCTTTCTGAAAAAAGAGCGGCTTCTGTACGTCAAATTCTGATAGAGGAGTTTGGCATCAATGAAGATAAACTACAGTTTATAGGTAAAGGGGAAACAGAAGCTGTTGATAATAACAACACTGAAAAAGGAAGAGCAAATAACCGAAGAGTAGAATTTATTAAAATATAA